GGTCCCCTCCCGTGGCCTCCGCGCTCATAGCTTGCTGGTCTGCATGAGCCCGTTGGCCTCGCAGCTGCGTGCAGGCAGCATGGCCTCCTGCAGCCGGCTGCTCTGGCCCGGCCGCGGCTCCGTGGCATCCGCGTCCTCAGTGCCATAGCTCTTGCGGAGGCACAGAACCTTCCGGAAGCTCTGGCGGAAGTTGTCAGAGAGGAAGCCGTAGAGCAAGGGGTTGGCGCAGCTGTTGGCATAGGACAGCACGACCACAAAGAAGTAGGCGCCGGCGGAGGCGGGCTCCTCGGGCAGCACAAAGGCCAGGTTGACAATGTTGACGATGAAGAAGGGCAGCCAGCAGCCCACGaacaccagcaccaccaccaccaccatgcgGGTCACCTTGCGCTCTGAGCGCCGCCGCGTGGAGCCCACGCGCACTCCTGACGCCTTCAGCTTCACCACGATGAGCAGGTAGCACAGGCAGATGACCAGCAGCGGCCCAAAGAAGCCTAGCACGGACGTGTAGATGATGAAGATGGCGCCCCACAGGCCCACAGGCTCCGGCCAGCTGAGGTTGCAGGTGTTCCACCCCTCCTGGATGTCCGCAAACACCACCAGCGGCAGTGACATGACCAGAGAGAAGGCCCAGACCGCGGCACTGGCCAGCTTGGCCACCCGAGGGCGGCGCCAGCGGGCGGAGCGGATGGGGTGGACCACGGCCAGGTAGCGGTCCACGCTCATGACAGTCAGGCAGAAGATGCTGGTGAACTGATTGATGCCGTCCAGCGTCATGACCAGGCGGCAGAGCACGGGGCCGAAGGGCCAGTAGGAGATGGCGTTCTGTGTGGCCACGAAGGGCAGCCCCAGCATGAGAAGCACGTCGGCCACGGCCAGGTTGAGGATGTAGATGTTGGTGACCGTCTTCATCTTGGCGTGGCGCAGTACCACGTAGATGACCAGCGCATTGCCGCCCAGCCCCACTGTGCACACCAGCAGGTAGAGCACGGGCACCACCACCGCCCGGGCGCCCGGGGAGGGCACCAGCTCCGCCAGCGTCCCATTCTCGCCGCCGCTGCCTGTGGCTGCCGAGGAGGCATTCCAGCTGGTCAGTGGGGAGGCCGGGAACAGAGGCTCCATCGTGGCCGCCGCGGGCAGGGCAGGGTGAGCGGGAGCGCCGGGCGCATCCACTGCAAGATAATGAAGGACACGGAGCGACTGACCAGGAGGGTGTCTCCCCTGTGCCCGGCCCCACTGGCCCGGGAGGCTCAGGATTACCCCATGGCGCCGGGTAAACATGATTACTCATGTTCAACTGGGCCGGGAATCACATTAAGCAAATTGTTTGGAAAACAAGCCCAGAGAGGAAGGAGCAGCAGGACAGCTGCCGTGGGGGCAACAGGCAGGCGGCCCTGTGAGCCCAGACGCCGTCTGTCGATACCACGATGGCTCCCAGAGACCTGACCGTCCCTCTCCACCCCAATGCCCGCCTTCCCGGCTCACCCATGGCCACTCTCGAGTCTGTGGCTGGCACCGTCTCGCTGAGGCTTCGTGGAGTCCTGGGGGTGGCACTGATACACCCAACTCGCAGATAAGGGACTAAGGATGGTGGGAGTTACCTCCCTGGGGACTCGCAGGACAgatggaggggggtgggggaggggtaaggAGGCCGAAACATCGGCTGGGCACCGCAATCCCAGGCCAGCCAGAAATGCAGTGACACCGGCCAGGCCCGCTCTCCTAGGTGACCCCAAAGCTGGACTCTGGGTTGCCTCCTGGAACCATCGGAGGGTGCTGGGCCTTCCGTGTGGCTGAAAAACCAGAACTCAGGCTGCAGAGGCTCTGCCAGTGTCCAACTGGTAAGCCACGTCCATATCACCCCAGCAGAGCCCCAGCCGCATGGCCAAGAGGAGCTGGTTTCCCTGCCCCCAACAGCTACCCGCCACAGCACGGATATCACTGGGCCAAGGAGACGACCAGGGACATAGATGCACATGCTCTCGAGCGGGTCCATCACCCCCAGCCCAAGGATAGCAAGTCTGAAGCCCCAGGCAGAGGGCACCGAGCGGGAAGGGGTATATGAGGACCCCACACCATGAACAAGCAAACACACGACAGGCAGAGACGAATTACAGCCTGAGCCACTGGCCAGGAGGAAATgcacatgtgcgtgtgtgtggcgggggaaCGATATGGGGAGGGTGGATGGAGGGAAGGCTTCAGGGGTGAAGCGTTTCTGTAGAGAAAGAGCCAAGGCAAAGATGGGGAAATGGCATCTGCAGGTCAAGGTGATGGGCACACGGGTATCCATTATAttgtttttgtacttttctgtatgttgaaATTGTTCATAAAAACTGTGATGCtcaggagaaaataaatacctCCATTgatgagaaggagaagaggaagggaagatggGGGCTGACACCTCTGGCAGGGGATGTGGGGTAGCAGGGAGTCTAAGTGCCCCCAGGGGACGCAGACAAGGGCCTGAGCGGGACTGGAAAGGGCCGTAATGACAAGTCAGGGTCAGCTGACCCCCACTGCCCCCAAGTCACCTTAGCATAGAGGGTGTTGCCAGCGGCCGCCAGGCCCAGACTGGGGACCCCAGGGTTGGGGGAGGCAACTGAAACCTTGTAGACAAGGGGGCAGAATAAACAACTCTGACAAAGACAGGGAAAAACCCTCTGCTCCCGATGGGCGGACACACCCGGATGCTAACAGACACTGGGAAACACGACCCAGAAAATCAACAGTGAGAAGGTGGATCAGTGGATTCGTTTCAggtgaaataaaagtaaatgactGAACAAGTGTGCTTAAgatatgtttaaaaatgtttagaatCCTCTAGGTATggataaaaatattctgaaatgaaTTTGGCTTCTGTCTAAGGAGTAAAATGAACAAGTGtctatttttgaaaattacaaCTCTTGGgtgtgaaaaaaaatcatcatttggACCAAAAAAAGCCCCATAAAAGTCTGgacacagaagaagagagaatgggggaATCGGAAGAGGGGCTGAAGGACTCCCTCAGAGCaggtgcagaggtgggggtgCAGAGGCACCTGCAGAACTGACTCAGGGCAAGAGTCCTGCTCAAAAGGGAAACCCTGTCCCGAACAGGATAAATAAAAAATGCAGCAGCGTCAGAGTCAACCTACAGAGCATAGAGGACGAAGAGAAAACCCTGAAGAACGCAGACGGGCTGGCTGGACGGAAATCCAGGGCAGTGCGTGTTAGGACAACAGGTTCCTCAGGACAACAAGTTCCGTAAGCGGAGGGGCAGGGACCTGGGGGAGCCGGGGGAGAGAGAAACACTGTCACCCTTGGAATCCCCACCTGGAGGAGGCTTCCAGCTGGCCTGAAGGGGAAAGAGACCTTTCTCTGTGTGTTGCTGGATTTGCT
The DNA window shown above is from Kogia breviceps isolate mKogBre1 chromosome 14, mKogBre1 haplotype 1, whole genome shotgun sequence and carries:
- the SSTR5 gene encoding somatostatin receptor type 5 isoform X1, producing the protein MVDAPGAPAHPALPAAATMEPLFPASPLTSWNASSAATGSGGENGTLAELVPSPGARAVVVPVLYLLVCTVGLGGNALVIYVVLRHAKMKTVTNIYILNLAVADVLLMLGLPFVATQNAISYWPFGPVLCRLVMTLDGINQFTSIFCLTVMSVDRYLAVVHPIRSARWRRPRVAKLASAAVWAFSLVMSLPLVVFADIQEGWNTCNLSWPEPVGLWGAIFIIYTSVLGFFGPLLVICLCYLLIVVKLKASGVRVGSTRRRSERKVTRMVVVVVLVFVGCWLPFFIVNIVNLAFVLPEEPASAGAYFFVVVLSYANSCANPLLYGFLSDNFRQSFRKVLCLRKSYGTEDADATEPRPGQSSRLQEAMLPARSCEANGLMQTSKL
- the SSTR5 gene encoding somatostatin receptor type 5 isoform X2, giving the protein MEPLFPASPLTSWNASSAATGSGGENGTLAELVPSPGARAVVVPVLYLLVCTVGLGGNALVIYVVLRHAKMKTVTNIYILNLAVADVLLMLGLPFVATQNAISYWPFGPVLCRLVMTLDGINQFTSIFCLTVMSVDRYLAVVHPIRSARWRRPRVAKLASAAVWAFSLVMSLPLVVFADIQEGWNTCNLSWPEPVGLWGAIFIIYTSVLGFFGPLLVICLCYLLIVVKLKASGVRVGSTRRRSERKVTRMVVVVVLVFVGCWLPFFIVNIVNLAFVLPEEPASAGAYFFVVVLSYANSCANPLLYGFLSDNFRQSFRKVLCLRKSYGTEDADATEPRPGQSSRLQEAMLPARSCEANGLMQTSKL